A genomic region of Pseudomonadota bacterium contains the following coding sequences:
- a CDS encoding winged helix-turn-helix domain-containing protein, translating to MTPPGHAAVNPRAIGESASLCFEDFVLDIAKRELRKAGELVPLEPQVFDLLIYVVQNRDRVVSKDDLLAAVWGGRIVSESTLTTRINALRKALGDSGTQQRLIRTVARKGIRFVGTVEEAPIDGLTLRKDQPRVTETSLPLPDKPSIAVLPFQNLSGDPEQEYFCDGMVEEIITALSRLRWFFVIARNSSFSYKGTSPDVRQVGRDLGVRYILEGSVRKAGNRLRIAAQLVDAATGNHLWAERYDRELADIFAIQDEITESVVGSIEPQLYGAENMRAKAQPPANLDAWGCVMRALSLFSHMTAEDTRKALSFLERAISLDPNYARALALLVWTRVRSAYYGWGGDLRTVVPQAKESADKAVALDHDDPWVHFALGYIEFFLRRQQEAVAALGKAIELNPNFALAHGFMGLMLASGGRPEEAIEAIDRALRMSPRDPFKQHYFHHYSLACCAAGRFTEAANWAQRALQERADYVLAHRSLVANCALAGDLERARAALTTLRRLQPGISLAWAEENLPYNDALRQRFVEGLRRAGLPE from the coding sequence ATGACCCCTCCCGGTCATGCGGCTGTGAACCCGCGTGCAATCGGCGAAAGTGCGAGTCTGTGCTTCGAGGATTTTGTTCTTGATATTGCCAAACGCGAGCTTCGCAAGGCCGGCGAGTTAGTCCCATTAGAGCCGCAGGTCTTCGACCTCCTGATCTACGTAGTCCAGAATCGCGACCGGGTGGTGAGCAAGGACGATCTCCTGGCCGCCGTGTGGGGCGGACGGATCGTCTCGGAATCCACGCTGACGACTCGCATCAACGCCTTGCGCAAGGCGCTCGGCGACAGCGGTACGCAGCAGCGGCTCATCCGCACCGTGGCCCGCAAGGGCATCCGTTTCGTCGGCACCGTAGAGGAAGCCCCGATCGATGGGCTCACGCTGCGGAAGGATCAGCCTCGAGTTACCGAAACATCCTTGCCTCTTCCCGACAAGCCATCCATCGCGGTTCTGCCCTTCCAAAACCTCTCCGGCGACCCCGAGCAGGAGTATTTCTGCGACGGCATGGTCGAGGAGATCATCACCGCGTTATCTCGGCTGCGATGGTTCTTCGTGATCGCGCGTAATTCGAGCTTCTCCTACAAAGGGACATCGCCTGACGTCCGGCAAGTCGGGCGCGATCTCGGCGTGCGCTACATATTGGAGGGGAGCGTGCGCAAAGCGGGCAATCGCCTGCGTATCGCCGCGCAGCTCGTCGATGCCGCGACCGGCAACCACCTCTGGGCCGAACGATATGATCGCGAGCTGGCGGATATCTTCGCAATACAGGACGAGATCACGGAGAGCGTCGTCGGCTCGATCGAGCCGCAGCTTTACGGTGCCGAGAATATGCGTGCCAAGGCACAGCCGCCTGCCAATCTCGATGCATGGGGTTGCGTCATGCGAGCCTTGTCGCTCTTCAGCCACATGACGGCGGAAGACACCCGGAAGGCGCTGAGCTTCCTCGAGCGCGCGATATCGTTGGACCCCAACTATGCGCGTGCTCTTGCGTTGCTTGTCTGGACAAGGGTCCGGAGCGCGTATTACGGCTGGGGCGGGGACTTGAGAACGGTCGTGCCGCAAGCCAAGGAGTCCGCCGATAAGGCAGTCGCACTTGATCATGATGATCCGTGGGTTCATTTCGCCTTGGGTTACATAGAATTTTTTCTTCGCAGGCAGCAGGAGGCCGTCGCGGCTCTTGGCAAGGCGATTGAGCTCAATCCCAACTTTGCTCTGGCCCATGGATTCATGGGTCTCATGCTCGCATCAGGCGGCCGGCCCGAGGAGGCGATCGAGGCGATCGATCGGGCACTCCGCATGAGCCCCCGCGATCCCTTCAAGCAGCACTATTTTCATCATTACTCGCTGGCCTGCTGCGCAGCAGGTCGCTTCACGGAGGCAGCCAACTGGGCGCAACGGGCGCTTCAGGAGCGCGCCGACTACGTCCTCGCCCATCGGAGCTTGGTCGCAAATTGCGCTCTGGCAGGCGATTTGGAGCGCGCGCGAGCAGCGCTGACGACACTGAGACGACTGCAACCCGGCATATCGCTTGCCTGGGCCGAGGAGAACCTGCCCTACAATGACGCGTTGCGCCAACGCTTCGTCGAGGGGCTGCGGCGAGCCGGGCTCCCGGAATAA
- the argC gene encoding N-acetyl-gamma-glutamyl-phosphate reductase produces the protein MPKVFIDGEAGTTGLQIHQRLSGRRDIELVSLSAERRKDKAARAEVLNGVDLAILCLPDEAAREAVSLVRNNAVKILDASSAHRVAEGWAYGLPELDAGHGDVVAQAARVSNPGCYPTGAVALLRPLVKAGLLPASFPVTVNAVSGYTGGGKRMIQQFEDPSAADAIKAAVRVYALGLEHKHVPEMQAYSLLENRPLFSPSVGRYRQGMIVEVPLQLWALPKAVKGADLHEAIAQHFRGSRYISVAPPASQAGMDALEPEALNGTNEMRLYVFANDSRRQALLVAVLDNLGKGASGAAVQNMNLMLGLDPAAGLSTMAEAA, from the coding sequence ATGCCTAAAGTCTTCATCGACGGCGAAGCGGGAACCACCGGCCTCCAGATCCACCAGCGCCTGAGCGGGCGCCGGGATATCGAGCTCGTGAGCCTTTCCGCCGAGCGCCGCAAGGACAAGGCCGCCCGCGCCGAGGTGCTGAACGGGGTCGACCTCGCCATTCTCTGCCTGCCCGACGAAGCGGCCAGGGAGGCCGTGTCGCTGGTTCGCAACAATGCGGTGAAGATCCTGGATGCGAGCTCGGCGCACCGGGTGGCCGAGGGCTGGGCCTATGGCCTGCCCGAGCTCGATGCCGGCCATGGCGATGTGGTGGCTCAGGCGGCGCGGGTCTCCAACCCCGGCTGCTATCCCACCGGTGCGGTTGCCTTGCTCCGCCCCCTCGTCAAGGCCGGGCTGCTGCCCGCGTCGTTCCCGGTCACCGTCAATGCCGTCTCGGGCTATACCGGCGGCGGCAAGCGCATGATCCAGCAATTCGAAGACCCATCCGCCGCCGATGCGATAAAGGCCGCGGTCAGGGTCTATGCCCTCGGTCTCGAGCACAAGCACGTGCCGGAGATGCAGGCGTATTCGCTCCTGGAGAACCGGCCCCTGTTCTCGCCCTCGGTCGGCCGCTACCGCCAGGGGATGATCGTCGAGGTGCCGCTGCAGCTCTGGGCCTTGCCGAAGGCAGTCAAGGGTGCCGATCTCCATGAGGCGATCGCCCAGCACTTCCGCGGCAGCCGCTACATCTCGGTGGCGCCGCCGGCCTCGCAGGCCGGCATGGACGCGCTCGAGCCGGAAGCCCTCAACGGCACCAACGAGATGCGGCTCTATGTCTTCGCCAACGACAGTCGCCGCCAAGCCCTCCTGGTTGCGGTCCTGGACAATCTCGGCAAGGGCGCCTCGGGGGCCGCGGTGCAGAACATGAACCTCATGCTCGGGCTTGATCCCGCCGCCGGCCTGTCGACCATGGCCGAGGCCGCCTGA
- a CDS encoding enterochelin esterase has protein sequence MRRERAHPPGEVRRLTLASRVLEGNLLGDPTTRPLEVYLPPGFRAGERLPLLVDLVGFTGSGLAHTNWRPFTENAPERLDRLIGSGAMAPAVVAFPDCFTRLGGNQYINSAAMGRYEDYLVQEAVPLVEREFGCGGAGNRGCFGKSSGGFGAITHAMRRADFWAAAACHSGDMAFDLVYLADMPNTLNELAKHRRSIETFIKHFEAAKKPTQKETHCLMMLAMAATYDPDPNSFLGIRLPVDLETCALIPERWAQWLEHDPVLIAASNVANLKRLKGLYIDCGSEDQFHLHYGSRRLHQTLNRLGVRHRYEEFPDDHSSVDYRMDVSLPFLVEALSQ, from the coding sequence ATGAGGCGCGAGCGGGCGCATCCGCCGGGCGAGGTGCGTCGCCTCACCTTGGCGAGCCGGGTGCTCGAAGGCAACCTCTTGGGCGATCCGACGACGCGCCCGCTCGAGGTCTACCTTCCGCCGGGCTTCCGGGCGGGGGAGAGGCTGCCGCTCCTGGTCGATCTCGTCGGCTTCACCGGTTCGGGGCTGGCGCACACGAACTGGCGCCCCTTCACCGAGAACGCGCCGGAGCGGCTCGACCGTCTCATCGGCTCGGGTGCCATGGCGCCGGCGGTCGTCGCCTTTCCCGACTGCTTCACGAGGCTCGGCGGCAACCAGTACATCAACTCCGCCGCCATGGGGCGCTACGAGGACTATCTCGTGCAGGAGGCGGTGCCGCTGGTCGAGCGGGAATTCGGCTGCGGGGGTGCGGGCAATCGCGGCTGCTTCGGCAAATCCTCCGGCGGCTTCGGGGCGATCACCCACGCCATGCGGCGGGCGGATTTCTGGGCGGCCGCCGCCTGCCATAGCGGCGACATGGCCTTCGATCTCGTCTACCTCGCCGACATGCCCAATACGCTGAACGAGCTCGCCAAGCACCGCCGTTCGATCGAGACCTTCATCAAGCATTTCGAAGCGGCGAAGAAACCGACCCAGAAAGAGACCCACTGCCTGATGATGCTGGCGATGGCGGCGACCTACGATCCCGACCCGAATTCGTTCCTCGGCATCCGCCTGCCGGTCGATCTCGAGACCTGCGCCCTCATCCCCGAGCGCTGGGCACAATGGCTCGAGCATGACCCCGTGCTGATCGCCGCATCCAACGTCGCCAATCTCAAGCGGCTCAAGGGTCTCTATATCGATTGCGGCAGCGAGGACCAGTTCCACCTGCACTACGGTTCGAGACGCCTGCACCAGACTCTGAACCGCCTCGGCGTCCGGCACCGCTACGAGGAATTCCCCGACGACCACAGCTCGGTCGACTACCGCATGGATGTGAGCCTGCCGTTCCTGGTCGAGGCGTTGTCGCAATAG